Proteins found in one Gigantopelta aegis isolate Gae_Host chromosome 12, Gae_host_genome, whole genome shotgun sequence genomic segment:
- the LOC121386088 gene encoding uncharacterized protein LOC121386088 translates to MRHKKLNQREGRKYRSYSTNTLTEAYFAVKDGKITVKGASRQFGIPEQTLRDRALGKIDIDCVSSGCLPVLTLDEETKIVEHLKRMASYGYGYTRQEVIDIATDYAVKLGKRISEKPFTLGWLYLFIRRWPELRLIKPRALEQFRAKCTSSTVVCSYFDELENIITKYSLYDKPHLIFNVDEKGITQNHSPPRVVAGRDQHPQAVTSGKSLTTTIIGCGSASGIAIPPFFVFAGKRKMPELMHGASPGADCEMSDTGWSNSDIFRHYLQDHFIKFIPQRQPDQHLLLLLDGHKSHVSLDLVEWAKEKKIILFILPAHTSHILQPLDVACYGPLQKFYSYECHKIMRQTSTGITRYNICELSCKVYSRALSAENLHAAFRKTGIFPLCRNVISNESVMPAEIYHNGQDNAEANDIQTEIPDGLDNQTVPTENICTTTNKETEVCLSESPSAFLCPKFANLRNTKQLDNNKKPRRSLSKVVSGRPITESHITQKVDDYMHASGTTKPTIKNSRNSKNKSGKTAKKQKRFENCKNTSSPQPGPSTYNNPDSYSPSSDNSDIDIEESEKCCVCHMFTPTQEIQKVWASFR, encoded by the exons ATGCGACACAAAAAG ttaaatcaAAGAGAAGGTAGAAAATACCGATCGTACAGTACCAATACCCTCACAGAAGCTTACTTTGCAGTAAAAGATGGCAAAATTACAGTTAAAGGGGCATCTAGACAATTTGGTATTCCTGAGCAAACACTCAGAGATCGTGCGCTTGGAAAAATTGACATTGACTGTGTTAGTTCAGGTTGTTTGCCAGTACTTACCTTGGATGAAGAGACCAAGATTGTGGAACATTTGAAGAGGATGGCATCGTATGGGTACGGTTACACCAGGCAGGAGGTGATTGATATAGCCACAGACTATGCTGTCAAACTGGGAAAAAGAATTTCTGAGAAACCTTTTACATTAGGTTGGCTCTATCTCTTCATCCGTAGATGGCCTGAACTGCGACTTATCAAACCACGTGCCCTTGAACAGTTTAGAGCAAAGTGTACCTCGTCTACAGTTGTCTGTTCATACTTTGATGAGCTTGAAAATATCATCACTAAGTACAGTCTTTACGATAAGCCACACCTGATCTTCAATGTCGACGAAAAAGGTATCACCCAGAACCACAGTCCCCCACGTGTTGTTGCTGGAAGGGACCAACATCCCCAGGCTGTTACCTCAGGAAAGTCACTGACAACAACCATTATTGGATGTGGAAGTGCTAGTGGTATAGCAATACCACCATTCTTCGTTTTTGCCGGAAAGAGGAAGATGCCAGAACTGATGCATGGAGCGTCTCCAGGTGCAGATTGCGAAATGTCAGATACAGGATGGTCAAATTCTGACATCTTCCGACATTACCTGCAAGATCATTTTATAAAGTTTATACCCCAAAGACAGCCAGATCAGCACTTACTTCTTCTACTCGATGGTCACAAATCACACGTGTCTTTAGATTTGGTGGAGTGggcaaaagaaaagaaaataatccTGTTTATTTTGCCTGCACATACATCCCATATTTTACAACCCTTGGATGTTGCATGCTACGGTCCTTTACAAAAATTCTACAGTTATGAGTGTCACAAAATAATGAGGCAAACATCGACAGGTATAACTCGATACAATATCTGCGAGTTGTCCTGTAAGGTTTACTCCCGAGCCTTGTCAGCCGAGAACCTTCATGCTGCATTCCGTAAGACTGGAATCTTTCCTTTATGCAGAAACGTGATCAGCAATGAAAGTGTAATGCCAGCTGAAATTTATCACAATGGTCAAGACAATGCCGAAGCCAACGATATTCAAACAGAGATACCAGATGGCCTGGACAATCAAACTGTTCCTACTGAAAATATTTGCACCACAACAAACAAGGAAACAGAAGTTTGTCTTTCTGAGTCACCAAGTGCATTTTTATGCCCAAAATTTGCTAATCTAAGAAACACAAAGCAGCTAGATAACAACAAAAAGCCACGGAGATCTCTCAGTAAAGTCGTATCAGGTCGACCTATAACGGAAAGCCATATTACTCAGAAAGTTGACGACTACATGCATGCCAGTGGAACAACCAAACCTACTATCAAAAACAGTAGGAACTCCAAGAACAAGTCAGGGAAAActgcaaagaaacaaaaaagatttgaaaactgcaaaaatacaagcTCTCCTCAACCTGGACCGTCAACTTACAACAATCCTGACTCGTATTCACCTTCATCAGACAACAGCGATATCGATATCGAAGAGAGTGAAAAATGCTGTGTTTGTCACATGTTTACACCCACGCAA gaGATACAGAAGGTATGGGCTTCGTTCAGATAG